The following proteins are encoded in a genomic region of Oryza brachyantha chromosome 11, ObraRS2, whole genome shotgun sequence:
- the LOC102706138 gene encoding CBS domain-containing protein CBSCBSPB3-like — MSTAGLALNRRTRSRPPSVASSQMSDDPASATAAAAAAISNGEGTASPCHVGGERTVKKLRLSKALTMPEGTTVAEACRRMAARRVDALLLTDANGLLSGIVTDKDIATRVISEGLRVEQTIISKIMTRTPVYVMSDTLAIEALQKMVQGKFRHLPVVENGEVIAMLDIAKCLYDAISRFEKASEQGSALAAAVEGVERQLGGDLSAHSTLIETLRERMFKPSLSTIISENTKVATVSPSDPVYVAAKKMRELRVNSVVITTGNSLQGIFTSKDVLMRVVAQNLSPELTHVEKVMTAHPDCATLDTSILDALHIMHDGKFLHIPVVDGEGRVTACLDVLQLTHAAISMFEGGPGAANDVANTIMQKFWDSALAFEPPEEEFDSHSEISLVMPSEVGDGKSSIYPPVVGNSFVFKLQDQKGQMHRFTCGSDSLNELVSSVVQRLGIDGEKGTVQLLYDDDEGDRVLVTTDADLTGAVLHAKSSGLKALRLYIDEPSSSPDPREKSSSSEVTKQPPELTTSHRIELNPVHYGLMAGAIVLTGIAVMIYLKRSKV, encoded by the exons CgcagccggccgccgtcggtgGCCTCCTCCCAGATGTCCGATGATCCCGCCAGCGccacggccgcggccgccgccgctatcTCCAACGGAGAAGGCACGGCCTCCCCCTGCCACGTCGG AGGAGAGAGGACGGTGAAGAAGCTGCGTCTGTCCAAGGCTCTGACGATGCCGGAGGGGAcgacggtggcggaggcgTGCCGACggatggcggcgaggcgggtgGACGCCCTGCTGCTCACGGACGCCAACGGCTTACTCTCCGGCATCGTCACCGAtaaa GACATAGCTACAAGGGTGATTTCAGAGGGGCTGCGGGTTGAGCAAACAATCATCTCCAAGATCATGACACGGACCCCTGTTTATGTCATGTCTGACACACTTGCTATCGAGGCCCTGCAGAAAATGGTCCAAG GAAAATTCAGGCACCTCCCAGTGGTGGAAAATGGTGAGGTCATTGCCATGCTGGACATTGCAAAATGCCTCTATGATGCAATATCAAGATTTGAAAAGGCATCAGAACAGGGAAGTGCGTTAGCAGCTGCTGTAGAAGGGGTTGAGCGTCAATTGGGAGGCGACTTATCag CTCATTCCACTTTAATAGAAACTCTAAGAGAAAGGATGTTTAAACCGTCATTGTCAACCATTATCTCGGAGAACACAAA GGTGGCAACTGTTTCACCATCGGATCCAGTCTATGTAGCAGCTAAAAAAATGCGTGAATTACGAGTTAACTCAGTGGTTATCACAACAGGAAATTCATTGCAAGGGATATTTAC TTCAAAGGATGTGCTAATGCGTGTTGTGGCACAAAATCTCTCTCCTGAATTAACTCATGTAGAAAAG GTAATGACTGCACACCCTGACTGTGCTACATTAGACACATCAATTCTTGATGCGCTGCATATTATGCACGATGGAAAATTCTTGCATATTCCTGTTGTTGATGGAG AAGGGAGAGTTACTGCTTGCTTGGATGTTCTGCAGCTTACCCATGCAGCCATTTCAATG TTTGAAGGGGGTCCTGGGGCTGCAAATGATGTCGCAAATACAATAATGCAGAAGTTTTGGGACTCAGCTCTTGCTTTCGAGCCCCCAGAGGAGGAATTTGATAGTCACAG TGAAATATCTTTGGTGATGCCATCAGAGGTTGGAGATGGCAAGAGCAGCATTTATCCTCCTGTTGTTGGCAATTcatttgtatttaaacttCAGGACCAGAAGGGGCAAATGCATAGATTTACATGTG GTTCAGATAGTTTAAATGAGCTTGTGTCTTCTGTAGTGCAAAGATTAGGCATTGATGGCGAAAAGGGCACAGTTCAACTTTTG TACGATGATGATGAAGGTGATCGGGTGCTGGTCACTACAGATGCTGATCTTACCGGTGCTGTGCTCCATGCCAAATCATCTGGATTGAAG GCCTTGAGGCTGTACATTGATGAGCCAAGTTCTAGTCCTGACCCCCGCGAAAAAAGTTCTAGTTCTGAAGTGACAAAGCAACCTCCAGAGCTGACAACTTCACACAGAATTGAATTGAACCCTGTTCATTATGGCCTGATGGCCGGTGCAATTGTTCTAACAGGCATTGCAGTGATGATTTACTTGAAACGCTCGAAAGTGTGA